The Musa acuminata AAA Group cultivar baxijiao chromosome BXJ2-2, Cavendish_Baxijiao_AAA, whole genome shotgun sequence genome has a segment encoding these proteins:
- the LOC135606039 gene encoding probable serine/threonine-protein kinase PBL15, with amino-acid sequence MPRPWRPIAAAKCCTADDHVVLGNLSRCRPTRADLSKKVAELRFFRRLSSSDLGSSPCSARLNANDEFSHSFGAGLYAFQLSELKAITHDFSSNFLLGEGGFGTVHKGYIDERMRPGLKAQAVAVKLLDVEGLQGHREWLAEVIFLGQFRHPHLVKLIGYCCEDEERLLVYEFMPRGSLENHLFRRISMALSWGTRLKIAIGAAKGLAFLHGAEKPVIYRDFKTSNILLDHDFTAKLSDFGLAKMGPEGEDTHVTTRVMGTHGYAAPEYVMTGHLTTKSDVYSYGVVLLELLTGRRAMDKTKPKNEEKLVDWAKPYLTSSRRLRCIMDHRLAGSYSTKGSREVASLALRCISPNPKDRPQMSTVVETLEGLQHLKDMAVSSGAWPPIVGRHAISAKTKLDNMANARRRSISTKLA; translated from the exons ATGCCGAGGCCATGGAGGCCGATCGCTGCCGCCAAGTGCTGCACCGCGGACGACCACGTGGTGTTGGGGAACCTGAGCCGCTGCCGGCCGACGCGAGCAGACCTCTCCAAGAAGGTGGCGGAGCTGCGGTTCTTCCGCCGTCTCTCCTCGTCGGATCTCGGCAGCAGCCCCTGCTCGGCTCGGTTGAACGCCAACGACGAGTTCTCGCACTCGTTCGGCGCGGGCCTGTACGCCTTCCAGCTGAGCGAGCTAAAGGCCATCACGCACGACTTCTCCAGCAACTTCTTGCTCGGGGAGGGCGGCTTCGGCACCGTGCATAAGGGCTACATCGACGAGAGGATGCGGCCCGGGCTCAAAGCTCAGGCCGTCGCCGTCAAGCTCTTGGATGTCGAGGGGCTACAGGGGCACAGGGAATGGCTG GCAGAGGTGATATTTCTGGGGCAGTTCAGGCATCCGCATCTGGTGAAGCTCATCGGCTACTGCTGCGAGGACGAGGAGCGTCTTCTCGTCTATGAATTCATGCCTCGTGGCAGCCTCGAGAACCATCTCTTTAGGA GGATATCCATGGCTCTGTCATGGGGAACGAGGCTAAAGATTGCGATTGGAGCTGCAAAGGGCCTCGCCTTCTTACACGGCGCCGAGAAGCCCGTCATTTACAGAGACTTCAAGACCTCTAATATCCTGCTGGATCAT GACTTCACTGCAAAGCTCTCTGATTTCGGGCTGGCAAAGATGGGCCCTGAGGGCGAAGACACCCATGTCACGACGAGGGTGATGGGAACTCACGGCTACGCCGCTCCCGAGTACGTCATGACAG GGCACTTGACGACCAAGAGCGACGTGTATAGCTACGGCGTCGTGTTGCTGGAGCTGTTAACGGGAAGGAGAGCCATGGACAAGACGAAGCCCAAGAACGAGGAGAAGCTGGTGGACTGGGCTAAGCCCTACTTGACCAGCAGCAGGAGACTACGCTGCATCATGGATCATAGGCTTGCAGGGAGTTACTCCACCAAAGGATCTCGTGAGGTGGCGTCGCTGGCACTGCGATGCATCAGCCCTAATCCAAAAGACAGGCCTCAGATGTCGACGGTGGTCGAGACTCTCGAAGGACTGCAGCACCTCAAAGACATGGCGGTGAGCTCAGGTGCATGGCCTCCCATCGTTGGCAGGCATGCAATTTCGGCTAAAACGAAGCTGGACAACATGGCGAATGCCCGCCGAAGGAGCATCTCCACCAAATTAGCTTGA
- the LOC135606040 gene encoding multiple organellar RNA editing factor 2, chloroplastic-like, translated as MAVSAAVVSSPFLGSRSLITLTRSKRFLRLASAGTPLVPIGASRRCMVRRAGNSSYSPVTAGSRGGSGFSDRPPTEMPPLFPGCDYEHWLIVMDKPGGEGATKQQMIDCYIQTLAKVVGSEEEAKRRIYNVSCERYFGFGCEIDEETSNKLEGLPGVLFVLPDSYVDAENKDYGAELFVNGEIVQRSPERQRRVEPVPQRAQDRPRYNDRTRYVRRRENQR; from the exons ATGGCCGTCTCCGCCGCTGTAGTGTCGTCGCCCTTCCTCGGCTCACGTTCTCTCATCACCCTCACCCGCTCTAAACGCTTCCTCCGCTTGGCGTCCGCCGGAACCCCCCTCGTTCCCATCGGTGCGTCCCGCCGGTGCATGGTTCGTCGGGCCGGCAACTCGTCCTACTCGCCCGTTACCGCCGGGTCACGTGGCGGTTCCGGGTTCAGCGACCGACCGCCGACAGAGATGCCGCCGCTGTTTCCAGGCTGTGACTATGAGCACTGGCTCATTGTTATGGACAAGCCCGGAGGCGAGGGGGCCACCAAGCAACAGATGATTGATTGCTACATCCAAACCCTAGCGAAGGTCGTCGGCAG TGAGGAGGAAGCGAAAAGGAGGATTTACAATGTATCCTGTGAGCGCTACTTTGGGTTTGGATGCGAAATCGATGAGGAAACATCCAACAAGCTCGAAG GTCTTCCTGGTGTTCTCTTTGTGCTGCCAGATTCTTATGTTGATGCTGAGAACAAGGATTATGGTG ctgAATTATTTGTTAACGGAGAGATAGTTCAAAGATCACCTGAGAGGCAAAGGAGGGTTGAACCAGTTCCCCAAAGAGCTCAAGACAGACCCAGATACAACGACAGAACTCGGTATGTTAGGCGGAGGGAGAATCAGCGGTGA
- the LOC135606041 gene encoding origin of replication complex subunit 3-like, whose amino-acid sequence MSPSPISMPPSSPIADDTTDDNALQPFFVLHKALPQKCDRKAAGSTRTRRKIDLPPSSPKSPEKSDAVASPVGPNGANYERLRLEAFDMTWSKIDTTIKEVLTRVHRNLFAEVHQWALESFLALKSGKPRNAFEIQTPYPLLNDVICKQIPTAMILTKNAEFVDDMLTFQELGEHLKSKGCHIANLSAMDFCAKDGIAGCLRSLLRQLVMDAPDMADMSVLSSWYCEPENYDHPVIIVIDDMERCSGVILADFIRMLSEWVIKLPVIFIMGVATTDTAKKLLPSDALQHLQSSKFTLGSPLERMNAVVEAVLVKPSFGFNIGHNVAVFMRNYFLGHDRTITSFVRALKLACVKHFSMEPLSFLGIDILDENQVFLHGKCDALPDSLLKYAFNLPSCKRGKDCKNSRDDLGEGLSDLRKLLKAWSSVILCLYEVGKHNKIQLLDIFCEATDPTLSSLDPSNHKLERSFNGQNLAEGRLDFKGGLIGQLIHTVRELPLSSLIKLLDSWSIHIEELCEVHGEVRELQSVVKSSNGGNNLKERQIDCHRMSMSLCAGRTSLSVNGKAAALLDNMVRKFLMPIECLCFHEIICFRNVDILQSALIGNPRRNIQVDLMKSTTYIKCSCCSSNGNVLSPTMHDTSVMYNLAQEHGDLINLQDWYHSFKSTVLGTNKLKCPLQHSPMSKKVKSSPSESEASIQARFCRAVIELQIAGLFRMPSKKRPDFVQRVAFGL is encoded by the exons ATGTCGCCATCGCCCATCTCCATGCCTCCGTCTTCCCCCATCGCCGACGACACAACCGATGACAACGCTCTCCAg CCCTTCTTCGTTCTCCACAAAGCATTGCCTCAGAAATGCGATAGGAAGGCTGCCGGATCCACAAGAACTAGAAGGAAGATCGATCTACCCCCTTCCTCTCCGAAATCGCCTGAGAAGTCAGATGCTGTCGCTTCTCCCGTCGGACCAAATGGCGCGAACTACGAGCGGCTCCGCCTCGAGGCCTTTGATATGACCTGGTCCAAGATTGACACCACTATCAAG GAGGTTCTGACGCGAGTTCACCGCAATCTGTTTGCTGAAGTGCACCAGTGGGCTCTCGAATCATTTTTAGCCCTCAAATCCGGCAAACCAAGAAATGCATTCGAAATCCAGACGCCGTATCCGCTTCTAAATGACGTTATATGCAAACAGATACCAACGGCAATGATACTTACGA AGAATGCTGAATTTGTCGATGATATGCTAACATTTCAAGAACTTGGGGAGCATTTGAAATCTAAGGGATGCCACATTGCTAACCTCTCAGCAATGGATTTCTGTGCGAAGGATGGCATTGCTGGTTGCTTGAGAAGTTTGCTTAGGCAGTTAGTTATGGATGCTCCTGAT ATGGCAGATATGTCTGTACTGTCCTCGTGGTACTGTGAGCCTGAAAATTATGATCACCCAGTGATCATTGTAATTGATGATATGGAACGATGCAGTGGTGTCATTCTTGCTGACTTTATTAGAATGCTAAG CGAGTGGGTAATCAAGCTTCCAGTCATCTTTATAATGGGGGTGGCAACAACCGACACAGCTAAGAAGCTTCTTCCTTCAGATGCATTGCAACACTTGCAGTCTTCAAAGTTCACATTGGGATCGCCACTTGAGAGAATGAATGCTGTAGTGGAGGCTGTTCTTGTAAAGCCATCTTTTGGATTCAACATTGGTCACAATGTTGCAGTCTTCATGAGGAACTATTTTCTTGGACATGATCGGACGATTACTTCTTTCGTGAGGGCTCTAAAG CTTGCATGCGTGAAACATTTCTCTATGGAGCCTCTGAGTTTTTTGGGCATTGACATACTTGATGAAAATCAG GTTTTCTTACATGGCAAGTGTGATGCACTACCTGACTCTTTGCTTAAATATGCTTTTAATCTTCCATCTTGTAAAAG GGGAAAAGATTGCAAGAATAGTAGAGATGATCTTGGAGAAGGGTTATCTGATCTAAGGAAGCTGCTCAAGGCTTGGAGTTCTGTCATCTTG TGTTTATATGAAGTTGGAAAGCACAACAAGATACAACTACTTGACATTTTCTGTGAGGCCACTGACCCGACATTGAGTAGCCTAGATCCTTCAAATCATAAATTGGAAAGGTCATTCAATGGTCAGAATCTAGCAGAAGGAAGGTTAGATTTTAAAGGGGGACTTATTGGTCAGTTAATACATACAGTGAG AGAACTCCCTTTATCATCGCTAATTAAGTTGCTTGACTCATGGAGTATCCACATAGAGGAATTGTGTGag GTTCATGGAGAAGTCAGAGAGCTACAATCAGTAGTAAAATCTTCAAACGGTGGGAACAACTTGAAAGAAAGACAGATTGATTGTCATAG GATGTCAATGTCTTTGTGTGCGGGAAGGACATCACTCTCGGTTAATGGTAAAGCAGCTGCTTTATTGGATAACATGGTCAG GAAGTTTTTGATGCCAATCGAATGTTTAtgttttcatgaaattatttgctTCAGAAATGTTGATATTCTGCAATCA GCTTTAATTGGCAATCCAAGGAGAAACATTCAAGTTGATCTTATGAAGTCCACAACCTATATTAAGTGCAGTTGCTGCAGCAGTAATGGGAATGTGTTATCACCCACTATGCATGATACATCGGTTAT GTACAACCTAGCCCAGGAGCATGGTGACCTTATAAATCTTCAGGATTGGTACCATTCTTTCAAGTCAACAGTTTTGGGCACTAATAAACTCAAATGTCCATTGCAACATTCACCAATGTCCAAAAAAGTGAAATCTTCTCCTTCAGAAAGTGAAGCTTCAATTCA AGCAAGATTCTGCAGAGCTGTTATCGAACTCCAAATTGCAGGCCTATTCCGGATGCCTAGCAAAAAAAGACCAGATTTTGTGCAGAGAGTTGCATTTGGTCTTTGA
- the LOC135606042 gene encoding uncharacterized protein LOC135606042 isoform X1 yields the protein MGQILAVVQEKFHGKQWKEKQIRKITDRVFDHIRDESSDSRDGLTFEDVYIAVLCVFNDINKHLPGPHHDPPTKDKLRSLMKEYDVNLDGLLNREEFAEFIRKLTAETLTAISQSLIIALILAPTIALMTKRATEGVPGVGKVVQKLPNSIYASIITLGVLLAQKSTEGCE from the exons ATGGGTCAGATCCTTGCGGTTGTACAAGAAAAGTTCCACG GGAAACAATGGAAGGAGAAGCAGATTCGGAAGATAACCGATCGGGTCTTCGACCACATCAGAGACGAGAGCTCCGACTCCAGGGACGGCCTCACCTTTGAGGACGTCTACATCGCCGTCCTCTGCGTCTTCAA TGACATCAACAAGCACCTGCCTGGGCCCCACCACGATCCGCCCACCAAGGACAAGCTGAGATCCTTGATGAAG gaatacGATGTTAACCTTGATGGGCTACTTAACCGCGAGGAGTTTGCAGAGTTCATTCGGAAACTGACAGCTGAAACCTTAACTGCAATCAGTCAAAGTCTTATAATTGCACTTATATTGGCTCCAACCATCGCGCTGATGACAAAGAGGGCAACCGAAGGAGTGCCCGGTGTGGGTAAAGTGGTGCAGAAGCTTCCAAATTCCATCTACGCTTCCATCATTACCCTTGGGGTGCTGTTGGCCCAAAAATCCACGGAGGGTTGTGAATAA
- the LOC135606042 gene encoding uncharacterized protein LOC135606042 isoform X2 translates to MFQVNLCAGKQWKEKQIRKITDRVFDHIRDESSDSRDGLTFEDVYIAVLCVFNDINKHLPGPHHDPPTKDKLRSLMKEYDVNLDGLLNREEFAEFIRKLTAETLTAISQSLIIALILAPTIALMTKRATEGVPGVGKVVQKLPNSIYASIITLGVLLAQKSTEGCE, encoded by the exons ATGTTTCAGGTGAACTTGTGTGCAGGGAAACAATGGAAGGAGAAGCAGATTCGGAAGATAACCGATCGGGTCTTCGACCACATCAGAGACGAGAGCTCCGACTCCAGGGACGGCCTCACCTTTGAGGACGTCTACATCGCCGTCCTCTGCGTCTTCAA TGACATCAACAAGCACCTGCCTGGGCCCCACCACGATCCGCCCACCAAGGACAAGCTGAGATCCTTGATGAAG gaatacGATGTTAACCTTGATGGGCTACTTAACCGCGAGGAGTTTGCAGAGTTCATTCGGAAACTGACAGCTGAAACCTTAACTGCAATCAGTCAAAGTCTTATAATTGCACTTATATTGGCTCCAACCATCGCGCTGATGACAAAGAGGGCAACCGAAGGAGTGCCCGGTGTGGGTAAAGTGGTGCAGAAGCTTCCAAATTCCATCTACGCTTCCATCATTACCCTTGGGGTGCTGTTGGCCCAAAAATCCACGGAGGGTTGTGAATAA
- the LOC135606044 gene encoding transcription factor MYB4-like, translating to MVKKTERAKQKAAVDIVVNRGAWTAEEDQKLVDFVRDHGDKNWRTLPAKAGLNRCGKSCRLRWLNYLRPGIKRGNISDEEEDLIIRLHNLLGNRWSLIAGRLPGRTDNEIKNHWNTHLSRRPVTIDDLNLKLNQQVERTCERGPLVSPVASSRDLTTLVDHVDDEWVLDGTAELLHHSELDMDQLFALMPDPDGGASNGSEFGAEADGSGGEEGYRDINEGEISGAKTEGCSDAQAGWDVDLERFMGYDDDLAFYFLD from the exons ATGGTGAAGAAGACGGAGAGAGCGAAGCAGAAGGCGGCGGTGGATATTGTGGTGAACAGAGGAGCTTGGACCGCTGAGGAAGACCAGAAGCTGGTGGACTTCGTTAGAGACCACGGTGACAAGAACTGGCGAACCCTCCCCGCCAAAGCTG GGCTGAATAGGTGTGGTAAGAGCTGCAGGTTGAGATGGCTGAACTATCTGAGGCCAGGAATCAAAAGAGGGAACATATCGGATGAGGAAGAAGACCTCATCATTCGACTCCACAACCTGCTTGGCAACAG GTGGTCGCTCATCGCCGGGAGATTGCCGGGGAGAACAGACAACGAGATAAAGAATCACTGGAATACTCACTTGAGCAGAAGGCCAGTGACCATCGACGACCTCAACCTCAAGCTGAATCAACAGGTGGAGAGAACGTGTGAGCGTGGGCCTTTGGTGTCTCCTGTGGCGTCGAGCCGTGACCTCACCACGCTGGTGGACCATGTGGACGATGAGTGGGTCCTGGATGGGACGGCGGAGCTGCTGCACCACTCGGAGCTGGACATGGATCAGCTGTTCGCTCTGATGCCCGATCCTGATGGCGGTGCGAGCAACGGTAGCGAGTTTGGGGCAGAGGCGGATGGCAGCGGAGGGGAAGAAGGGTACCGAGATATAAACGAGGGTGAGATTTCTGGAGCCAAAACCGAGGGGTGTTCGGATGCGCAGGCTGGGTGGGACGTGGACTTGGAGAGGTTCATGGGCTACGACGACGATCTTGCATTCTATTTTCTCGACTAA